Proteins encoded by one window of Halomonas sp. Bachu 37:
- a CDS encoding DUF3549 family protein, translating into MQPIHTLDDFFSRSGAEVLLYHMGRRVTPCARRHLTELESGQSSWPEPWQGKAQLAIVFRLGDMPEPAIWFLALPLDETGLLDPAPRDAFLQRLLETLGRNATATDGLSDQCDTEAVDHLMKDNPLAFTPSLPFQAMLHARASRDLGQAASSHLEPVEAYLSRQQQVDWQGLGLQGLADFVVRMDDEAAQQLAQTLDTLPDPVLHSTCYCLEHVVAPLSVVAALQQRGDIALAQDDVETLCACVRASSGSESAHVGLWLDALLADTRACGPDLLAAIAARGWHHLEDAQRLPSFLERLAQEPRANFATMIRDLALIPRLRLPLVMHLRDAPEGSIIKQRLAALSTSATRD; encoded by the coding sequence ATGCAACCGATTCACACTCTTGATGATTTTTTCAGCCGCAGCGGGGCCGAGGTACTCCTTTACCATATGGGAAGGCGTGTCACTCCGTGCGCCAGACGACACCTCACGGAACTGGAAAGCGGCCAGTCATCCTGGCCCGAGCCGTGGCAGGGAAAGGCGCAGCTGGCGATTGTCTTTCGCCTGGGTGACATGCCAGAGCCGGCGATCTGGTTTCTGGCACTGCCGCTGGATGAAACCGGGCTGCTCGACCCGGCACCTCGTGATGCCTTTCTCCAGCGTCTCCTGGAAACCCTGGGGCGCAATGCCACCGCCACTGACGGATTGTCTGATCAATGTGACACCGAAGCCGTCGATCATTTGATGAAAGACAATCCACTGGCATTCACTCCGAGCCTGCCTTTCCAGGCCATGCTACACGCCAGGGCCAGCCGAGACCTGGGCCAGGCCGCCAGCTCTCACCTGGAACCGGTCGAAGCCTACCTGAGCCGTCAGCAACAAGTGGACTGGCAGGGCCTGGGCCTGCAGGGGCTGGCGGATTTCGTCGTGCGCATGGATGACGAGGCGGCCCAGCAACTGGCCCAGACACTGGACACGCTCCCCGACCCGGTGCTGCATTCGACCTGTTATTGCCTGGAGCATGTCGTTGCGCCACTTTCGGTAGTCGCGGCACTTCAGCAGCGCGGTGACATAGCCCTTGCCCAGGACGATGTAGAAACCCTATGCGCCTGCGTACGCGCCAGCAGTGGCAGCGAAAGCGCCCACGTCGGATTGTGGCTGGATGCGCTACTGGCCGATACCCGAGCATGCGGGCCGGATCTTCTCGCCGCCATTGCCGCTCGCGGCTGGCACCATCTTGAGGACGCCCAGCGGCTACCGTCATTTCTCGAACGCCTGGCTCAGGAGCCACGCGCCAATTTCGCCACCATGATTCGCGACCTGGCCTTGATCCCCCGGCTGCGCCTGCCGCTGGTCATGCACTTGCGCGATGCGCCCGAGGGCTCCATCATCAAACAGCGGCTGGCAGCGCTATCGACGTCGGCCACACGCGATTGA
- the putP gene encoding sodium/proline symporter PutP, with product MVQNNLAIAFTFVAYLILMLGIGIVAYKRTTNLSDYILGGRTLGPWTSAISAGASDMSGWLLLGLPGAAYISGISASWIAIGLLIGTWLNWLIVARRLRLYSFKASDSLTLPDFFAKRFRDNTQLLRVISAIFILLFFLFYTSSGLVAGGKLFETVFGYDYSIAVTIGTLAIISYTFFGGFLAVSWTDLIQGLMMAVALLIVPVVAFMDVGTSGAAEALAGQSEYMLSWFRDASTGEALSFIGIVSSLAWGLGYFGQPHILARFAAIRSDADIPTARRIAVTWSALTLACAVAVGLLGVGFIERDLADGETIFMVMVNAIFHPVIAGVLLAAILAAVMSTADSQLLVSSSALTDDFYKALFRKDASQSELVWVGRFAVIGIAIFAYLLALDPDSNVLGLVSYAWAGFGAAFGPALIMALFWRRMNQWGALAGIIVGGVTVVVWAELSGGIFDLYEIVPGVILAYIAIVVASLVTPAPSAEITAEFDTFDQA from the coding sequence ATGGTTCAAAACAATCTGGCCATTGCCTTTACCTTCGTGGCGTATCTGATACTGATGCTCGGCATCGGTATCGTCGCCTACAAACGCACCACCAACCTGTCTGACTACATCCTTGGCGGGCGTACCCTGGGTCCCTGGACTTCGGCGATTTCCGCCGGTGCCTCGGACATGTCCGGCTGGCTACTGCTGGGCCTACCCGGTGCCGCCTACATCAGCGGCATTTCGGCGAGCTGGATCGCCATCGGCCTGTTGATCGGTACCTGGCTCAACTGGCTGATCGTGGCGCGCCGCTTGCGCCTTTACAGTTTCAAGGCCAGCGACTCCTTGACCCTGCCGGATTTCTTCGCCAAGCGCTTTCGTGACAATACGCAACTGCTGCGGGTGATCTCGGCCATTTTCATCCTGCTGTTCTTCCTGTTCTATACCAGCTCCGGCCTGGTGGCGGGTGGCAAGCTGTTCGAAACCGTATTCGGCTACGATTATTCCATCGCCGTGACCATCGGCACCCTCGCCATCATCTCCTACACCTTCTTCGGGGGCTTTCTGGCGGTCTCCTGGACCGACTTGATCCAGGGGCTGATGATGGCCGTGGCGCTTCTGATCGTCCCGGTCGTCGCCTTCATGGATGTCGGCACGTCCGGCGCCGCCGAAGCGCTGGCCGGGCAAAGCGAGTACATGCTCAGCTGGTTCCGCGATGCCTCCACCGGTGAGGCCTTGAGCTTCATCGGTATCGTCAGCTCACTGGCCTGGGGGCTTGGCTACTTCGGTCAACCACATATCCTTGCACGCTTCGCCGCCATTCGCAGCGACGCCGATATCCCCACGGCGCGTCGCATCGCGGTAACCTGGTCGGCGCTGACTCTGGCCTGTGCCGTTGCGGTAGGCCTGCTGGGGGTAGGTTTCATCGAACGAGATCTGGCCGATGGTGAAACCATCTTCATGGTGATGGTCAATGCCATTTTCCATCCGGTCATCGCCGGCGTGCTGTTGGCGGCCATTCTGGCGGCGGTCATGTCGACGGCGGATTCCCAGCTGCTGGTCTCCTCTTCGGCCCTGACCGATGACTTCTATAAAGCGCTGTTCCGCAAGGATGCTTCACAGAGCGAACTGGTCTGGGTAGGTCGCTTTGCGGTAATCGGCATCGCCATCTTCGCCTACTTGCTGGCGCTCGATCCGGACTCCAACGTGCTGGGGCTGGTCTCCTACGCCTGGGCCGGTTTCGGTGCGGCTTTCGGCCCGGCATTGATCATGGCGCTGTTCTGGCGGCGAATGAACCAGTGGGGCGCACTGGCGGGCATTATCGTCGGTGGTGTCACGGTCGTCGTATGGGCCGAGCTTTCCGGGGGTATTTTCGATCTTTACGAAATCGTGCCCGGCGTAATTCTGGCCTACATCGCTATTGTCGTGGCAAGCCTGGTCACACCGGCGCCCAGCGCCGAAATCACTGCCGAGTTCGATACGTTCGATCAAGCTTGA
- a CDS encoding ATP-dependent zinc protease: MKELPYQAKAVIGRREMVTLPELGLHICCKADTGARTSALHAEDIATHEDEHGQLWVSFITHGGGPETPAHRITLHLHDRRKVTSSNGHAQWRYVIRTPMQMGDLDFPVELTLTDRSNMRHAMLLGRRAMRRLLVAPGAAFLHGEP, encoded by the coding sequence GTGAAGGAACTTCCCTACCAGGCCAAGGCCGTTATCGGGCGCCGCGAGATGGTGACCTTGCCGGAGCTGGGGCTACATATCTGTTGCAAGGCCGATACCGGCGCCCGTACTTCCGCACTGCATGCCGAGGATATCGCCACGCATGAAGATGAGCATGGTCAGCTGTGGGTCAGCTTCATTACCCACGGCGGAGGACCGGAAACCCCTGCCCATCGCATCACCCTGCACCTGCATGACCGGCGCAAGGTGACCAGCTCGAACGGACATGCTCAGTGGCGCTACGTCATTCGTACCCCCATGCAGATGGGCGATCTTGATTTTCCGGTGGAACTGACCCTGACCGATCGCAGTAACATGCGTCATGCCATGCTGCTGGGGCGACGTGCCATGCGCCGCCTGCTGGTCGCGCCCGGTGCCGCTTTCCTGCACGGCGAGCCCTGA
- a CDS encoding AraC family transcriptional regulator, whose protein sequence is MPSIIRQIPLARATQHHAHDFHQVVITLSGTAEFEIEGLGGHVDAFSGCIVPANHEHYYSGSGHNRQLILDLPEDAPALTGEHRELVALFDAPRFFTLDNALRHYLAFVEMELDQQQGGFQGAGMLQQDRLAATLLGSLKARLGDTPGSRNRLDMPLLNRYIHQHLAEELRVADLARLACLSEAHFTSCFRAQTGLSPWQYVKRKRLDAARQLLLNSRTPLADIALQTGFANQSSLSHAFRRSYGLSPRQLRREAQAHPLGEAVISPQFTNRLARL, encoded by the coding sequence ATGCCCAGCATCATTCGTCAGATTCCCCTTGCGCGTGCCACCCAGCATCATGCGCATGATTTCCATCAGGTAGTCATTACCCTGAGTGGAACCGCGGAGTTTGAAATCGAGGGCCTGGGCGGACACGTGGATGCCTTTTCGGGCTGTATCGTTCCCGCCAACCACGAGCACTACTATTCGGGCAGCGGTCACAATCGCCAACTGATTCTCGACCTTCCCGAAGACGCCCCCGCCCTTACTGGGGAGCACCGCGAGCTGGTGGCCCTGTTCGACGCCCCGCGTTTCTTCACGCTGGATAACGCGCTACGCCACTACCTGGCGTTCGTCGAGATGGAGCTCGATCAGCAACAAGGCGGTTTCCAGGGAGCCGGCATGCTGCAGCAGGATCGTCTGGCCGCCACGCTTCTCGGCTCACTCAAGGCGCGCCTGGGGGACACGCCAGGCAGCCGCAACCGCCTGGATATGCCGCTCTTGAATCGCTACATTCACCAGCACCTGGCCGAGGAGCTTCGTGTCGCCGACCTGGCCCGTCTGGCCTGCTTGAGTGAAGCGCATTTCACCAGTTGCTTCCGCGCCCAGACCGGGCTGTCGCCCTGGCAATACGTCAAGCGCAAGCGCCTGGATGCCGCTCGACAACTACTGCTGAATAGCCGCACGCCATTGGCCGACATCGCCTTGCAGACGGGATTTGCCAATCAAAGCTCGCTTTCCCATGCCTTTCGGCGCAGCTATGGCCTGTCACCTCGTCAATTACGCCGGGAAGCACAGGCTCATCCGCTAGGCGAAGCGGTAATTTCGCCACAATTCACGAACCGTCTGGCACGCCTGTAG
- a CDS encoding YqcC family protein, with amino-acid sequence MTLYQQLDTALERLEAALKASDLWRVPQPDAADFASAQPFCIDTMAMPQWLRYVFIARLRALAEAEGPMPARCDVAPAVDAYCQQAKVRAGDRLLVVKAVEEVDRLVTEN; translated from the coding sequence ATGACGCTATATCAACAGCTCGATACGGCGCTGGAACGTCTGGAAGCGGCATTGAAGGCTTCCGATCTCTGGCGTGTTCCCCAGCCCGATGCCGCCGACTTTGCCAGTGCTCAACCCTTTTGCATTGATACCATGGCCATGCCCCAATGGTTGCGCTACGTCTTTATTGCACGCTTGCGCGCCTTGGCGGAAGCCGAGGGGCCGATGCCGGCGCGCTGCGACGTGGCTCCCGCGGTGGATGCCTATTGTCAGCAGGCAAAGGTCAGGGCTGGTGATCGATTGCTGGTGGTTAAGGCGGTGGAGGAGGTGGATCGGTTGGTGACGGAAAACTGA
- the putA gene encoding bifunctional proline dehydrogenase/L-glutamate gamma-semialdehyde dehydrogenase PutA, whose translation MLNAKKLRDSATWQTDLDTLMAQVSDHYVVDEDTYVNELIKLLDTDREDFARIEKHTAELIRDVRQMDTAVDTIDELLQQYSLDTHEGLMLMCLAEAMLRIPDSATADALIEDKLGPADWKAHVGKSESWLVNASTWGLLMTGHVLKLDHPREGQPASFINRMVNRMGEPVIRRAMYEAMKIMGKQFVLGRDINEALKRSKPLFDKGYTYSYDMLGEAARTRDDAKRYFDDYSRAIEQVGKTCKSLSDKTPAPSVSIKLSALHPRYEFGRREQVLVELVDTVNQLVTKARSLGVALTIDAEEVDRLEISLEVFRAIYEGEAAKGWGHFGLVVQAYSKRALPTLHYLNRLADKQGDEIPLRLVKGAYWDSEIKESQQLGVDGYPVFTRKACTDVAYLACAQFLLSDDTQGRIFPQFATHNAHTVTTILELANHGSRPFEFQRLHGMGEALYEAALTRAPKGTYCRIYAPVGAHKDLLPYLVRRLLENGANSSFVHQLVDPEVPVEWLCQHPVDSLRQYKTLSNPNIPLPRDIYGPERRNSRGVNLNVRSHYEPLMTQMAGFMDTTYRAKPLLAFEVADDAAQTKRVTSPFDRRQEVGSIQWTTKEQAGKALDAAWAAFPRWEATPVAERAAILRRLGDLMEEHMAELMTLCSREGGKLLTDGVDEIKEAVDFCRYYAMRAEQMFGEITELPGPTGESNRLMMGGKGVFAAISPWNFPVAIFCGQVVATAVAGNTVLAKPAEQTSIVAHRVIELLYEAGMPRDVVQLLPGDGPTVGSVLTSDTRITGVVFTGGTDTAQIINRALAARESAPLPTLVAETGGMNAMIVDSTALPEQVVVDVIQSAFQSAGQRCSALRVLYLQDDVADRVIEILKGAMAELHIGDPRDLGTDVGPVIDEDARQGLKAHIDKLKSENRLVAETSLSAEHTEHGTFIAPAAFVIDSIDALEREQFGPILHIVRYKSHELEKVINDINGRGYGLTFGVHSRNESFAAEIAQKMRAGNIYINRNIIGAVVGVQPFGGLGLSGTGPKAGGPNYLLRFATEKTITNNTAALGGNASLLALGDE comes from the coding sequence ATGCTCAACGCCAAGAAACTACGTGACTCTGCCACCTGGCAAACCGACCTCGACACACTGATGGCACAAGTCAGCGACCATTACGTGGTCGATGAAGACACTTATGTCAATGAGCTAATCAAGTTGCTGGATACGGATCGCGAAGATTTCGCCCGCATCGAGAAGCACACCGCCGAGTTGATTCGCGATGTACGCCAGATGGATACCGCCGTCGACACCATCGACGAGCTGCTCCAGCAGTACAGCCTCGACACTCACGAAGGCTTGATGCTGATGTGCCTGGCCGAAGCCATGCTGCGAATCCCCGACAGTGCTACCGCCGATGCGCTGATCGAGGACAAGCTCGGCCCGGCGGACTGGAAGGCCCACGTCGGCAAGAGCGAGTCCTGGCTGGTGAACGCCTCCACCTGGGGCCTGCTGATGACCGGGCACGTGCTCAAGCTGGACCACCCCCGGGAAGGCCAGCCTGCCTCGTTCATCAACCGCATGGTCAACCGCATGGGCGAGCCCGTCATTCGCCGCGCCATGTATGAAGCGATGAAGATCATGGGCAAGCAGTTCGTGCTGGGGCGAGACATCAACGAAGCCCTGAAACGATCCAAGCCACTGTTCGATAAAGGCTACACCTACTCCTACGACATGCTGGGCGAGGCCGCACGCACCCGCGACGATGCCAAGCGCTATTTCGACGACTACTCCAGGGCCATCGAGCAGGTGGGCAAGACCTGCAAGTCATTGAGCGACAAAACTCCCGCCCCTTCGGTCTCGATCAAGCTGTCGGCACTGCACCCGCGTTATGAATTCGGCCGTCGCGAGCAGGTCCTGGTCGAGCTCGTCGATACCGTGAACCAACTGGTGACCAAGGCGCGGTCGCTGGGCGTCGCCCTCACCATCGATGCCGAGGAAGTCGACCGCCTGGAAATTTCCCTGGAAGTCTTTCGTGCCATCTACGAAGGTGAAGCGGCCAAGGGCTGGGGGCACTTCGGCCTGGTCGTCCAGGCGTATTCCAAGCGCGCCCTGCCGACTCTGCACTATCTCAATCGCCTGGCCGACAAGCAAGGCGACGAGATCCCGCTGCGCCTGGTCAAGGGCGCCTACTGGGACAGCGAAATCAAGGAGTCGCAACAGCTTGGCGTGGACGGCTATCCGGTATTCACCCGCAAGGCATGTACCGACGTGGCCTATCTGGCCTGCGCCCAGTTCCTGCTTTCCGATGACACCCAGGGGCGCATCTTCCCCCAGTTCGCTACCCACAACGCCCACACCGTCACCACCATTCTGGAGCTGGCCAACCACGGTAGCCGGCCATTTGAATTCCAGCGTCTGCACGGCATGGGCGAAGCCTTGTACGAAGCAGCCCTGACGCGCGCGCCGAAAGGCACCTATTGCCGTATCTACGCCCCGGTAGGCGCCCACAAGGATCTGCTGCCGTACCTGGTTCGCCGCTTGCTGGAAAACGGCGCCAACTCCTCTTTCGTCCACCAACTGGTGGACCCGGAAGTGCCGGTCGAATGGCTGTGCCAGCACCCGGTGGACAGCCTGCGCCAGTACAAGACGCTCTCCAACCCGAACATTCCCCTGCCGCGGGATATTTACGGCCCCGAGCGGCGCAACTCACGTGGCGTGAATCTCAATGTGCGCAGCCATTACGAGCCGCTGATGACGCAAATGGCCGGTTTCATGGACACCACCTACCGCGCCAAACCATTGCTGGCGTTCGAGGTCGCCGACGATGCCGCCCAGACCAAGCGCGTGACCAGCCCTTTTGATCGTCGCCAGGAGGTAGGCAGCATTCAGTGGACCACCAAGGAGCAGGCCGGTAAGGCGCTGGACGCCGCCTGGGCAGCCTTCCCGCGCTGGGAAGCGACGCCGGTTGCCGAGCGTGCCGCCATCCTGCGCCGTCTCGGCGACCTGATGGAAGAACACATGGCGGAGCTGATGACGCTCTGCTCCCGTGAGGGCGGCAAATTGCTGACCGACGGCGTGGACGAGATCAAGGAAGCGGTGGATTTCTGCCGTTACTACGCCATGCGTGCCGAGCAGATGTTCGGCGAGATTACCGAGCTGCCCGGGCCGACCGGTGAATCCAACCGTTTGATGATGGGCGGCAAGGGGGTCTTTGCCGCGATCAGTCCATGGAACTTCCCGGTTGCCATCTTCTGCGGCCAGGTGGTGGCCACCGCGGTTGCGGGTAACACGGTACTGGCCAAGCCGGCGGAACAGACCTCGATCGTCGCCCATCGCGTCATAGAGCTGTTGTATGAAGCCGGCATGCCCCGGGATGTCGTGCAGCTGCTGCCCGGTGACGGTCCAACCGTAGGCAGTGTATTGACCTCCGACACGCGTATCACCGGCGTGGTATTCACCGGCGGCACCGATACCGCACAGATCATAAACCGGGCGCTAGCGGCGCGGGAAAGCGCTCCGTTACCCACGTTAGTGGCGGAAACCGGAGGCATGAATGCCATGATCGTCGACTCCACCGCCCTGCCCGAGCAGGTCGTAGTGGATGTCATCCAATCCGCCTTCCAGAGTGCCGGCCAACGCTGCAGTGCGTTGCGCGTGCTCTATCTGCAGGATGATGTCGCGGACCGGGTCATCGAGATACTCAAGGGCGCCATGGCCGAACTGCATATCGGCGACCCCCGCGACCTGGGCACCGATGTCGGTCCGGTAATCGACGAGGATGCGCGTCAAGGCTTGAAGGCCCATATCGACAAGCTCAAGAGTGAAAATCGCCTGGTGGCGGAAACTTCGCTCTCCGCCGAACATACCGAGCACGGCACCTTCATTGCCCCGGCGGCGTTCGTCATCGATAGTATCGATGCCCTGGAGCGCGAACAGTTCGGCCCGATACTGCATATCGTGCGCTACAAGTCCCACGAGCTTGAGAAAGTCATCAACGATATCAATGGCCGGGGTTACGGGCTCACCTTCGGTGTGCATAGCCGCAACGAATCCTTTGCCGCTGAAATAGCGCAGAAAATGCGGGCGGGAAACATCTACATCAACCGTAATATCATTGGCGCCGTGGTCGGTGTCCAGCCCTTCGGCGGGCTCGGGCTTTCCGGCACCGGCCCCAAAGCAGGCGGGCCGAATTATCTGCTGCGCTTTGCCACGGAAAAAACCATTACCAATAACACCGCTGCACTGGGTGGCAACGCGTCGCTACTGGCGCTAGGCGATGAGTAA
- a CDS encoding OmpW/AlkL family protein: MRQMTLPTLLAAGIAAAAITTSSQALAYGEGDFFTRVGVAKVEPKSDNGSLDALGLTGLDVEVDSDTNFAFTLGYRFHDKFGVELLAALPFKHDISVAEGAVTGDTKHLPPTLTAQYYPLGGTEARVQPYVGIGVNYTNFFEEKATVHLADIGDVDLELDDSWGLAGQVGVDLLIDDNWALNASAWYIDIDTDAKVAGEDAGTVDIDPLVVMAGISYRF, from the coding sequence ATGCGCCAAATGACTTTGCCTACATTACTCGCTGCCGGCATTGCCGCCGCCGCCATCACTACCAGCTCACAGGCGCTTGCCTATGGCGAAGGTGACTTCTTTACCCGCGTGGGCGTGGCCAAGGTAGAGCCGAAAAGCGATAACGGAAGTCTCGATGCGCTAGGGTTGACTGGCTTAGATGTCGAAGTGGATTCCGATACCAATTTTGCCTTTACTCTCGGCTACCGCTTCCATGACAAATTCGGTGTAGAACTACTGGCGGCATTGCCATTCAAGCACGATATCTCCGTTGCTGAAGGTGCAGTCACTGGTGATACCAAGCATCTTCCCCCTACGTTGACTGCTCAATACTACCCATTGGGTGGTACTGAAGCCCGTGTCCAGCCTTATGTTGGTATCGGTGTCAATTACACTAATTTCTTTGAGGAAAAAGCCACTGTTCATCTTGCTGACATCGGTGACGTGGATTTGGAACTGGATGACTCCTGGGGCCTGGCCGGCCAGGTGGGTGTCGACCTGCTGATCGACGATAACTGGGCACTCAACGCCTCAGCCTGGTACATCGATATCGATACCGATGCCAAAGTCGCTGGTGAAGATGCCGGGACCGTCGATATCGACCCGCTGGTGGTCATGGCGGGTATCAGTTACCGTTTCTAA